The Marinobacter subterrani genome has a segment encoding these proteins:
- the pncC gene encoding nicotinamide-nucleotide amidase — protein sequence MLASDHELEDAGNRLGERLAQLGRTVVTAESCTGGWVAKVLTDRAGSSAYVLGGLVTYSNEAKQGLLGVTRKSLDEHGAVSEPVVREMVAGALVATGADIAVAISGVAGPGGGSEEKPVGTVWFAWGSSPATTMAVVQHFEGDRDQVRRQSVLFALQGVNGFLDEP from the coding sequence ATGCTGGCCAGCGATCACGAATTGGAAGACGCGGGCAATCGCCTCGGTGAGCGATTGGCTCAACTGGGCCGTACGGTTGTTACCGCGGAAAGCTGCACCGGCGGCTGGGTTGCCAAGGTACTGACCGACCGGGCCGGATCCTCGGCTTATGTTCTTGGAGGATTGGTAACCTACAGCAATGAGGCCAAGCAGGGACTATTGGGAGTGACCCGGAAATCGCTGGATGAACACGGTGCCGTCAGTGAACCGGTGGTGCGGGAAATGGTGGCCGGTGCCCTGGTGGCCACGGGTGCCGATATTGCGGTTGCCATCAGCGGTGTGGCAGGGCCCGGGGGCGGTAGCGAGGAAAAGCCCGTGGGTACGGTCTGGTTTGCCTGGGGCAGCAGTCCGGCAACCACCATGGCGGTGGTACAACACTTCGAGGGTGATCGGGATCAGGTCCGGCGGCAGTCCGTTCTCTTTGCGCTTCAAGGAGTTAACGGGTTTCTCGATGAACCCTGA
- the recA gene encoding recombinase RecA encodes MEDNRKKALSAALGQIERQFGKGAVMKMGDQPREAIPAVSTGSLGLDVALGIGGLPYGRICEIYGPESSGKTTLTLQVIAEAQKAGKTCAFVDAEHALDPIYAEKLGVNVDDLLVSQPDTGEQALEIADMLVRSNAVDVIIVDSVAALTPKAEIEGEMGDSHVGLQARLMSQALRKLTGNVKHANCLMIFINQIRMKIGVMFGSPETTTGGNALKFYASVRLDIRRIGSVKDGDEVVGNETRVKVVKNKVSPPFKQAEFQIMYGKGIYHMAEVLDMGVKEGFVDKSGAWYAYKGDKIGQGKANACKFLEENLDIANEIEAAVRDKLMPKPVSKKEAEEAPAEASGELL; translated from the coding sequence ATGGAAGACAACCGCAAGAAAGCATTGAGCGCAGCACTGGGCCAGATCGAACGTCAGTTCGGCAAGGGCGCCGTGATGAAAATGGGCGATCAGCCCCGTGAAGCCATTCCTGCGGTCTCCACCGGCTCCCTCGGGCTGGACGTTGCCCTGGGCATTGGCGGCCTGCCTTACGGCCGGATCTGTGAAATCTATGGCCCGGAAAGCTCAGGTAAAACCACATTGACCCTGCAGGTGATTGCCGAGGCTCAAAAAGCAGGTAAAACCTGTGCCTTTGTTGATGCCGAGCACGCTCTGGATCCGATCTATGCGGAAAAGCTGGGCGTTAACGTTGACGATCTGCTGGTCTCCCAGCCGGATACCGGTGAGCAGGCGCTGGAAATTGCCGATATGCTGGTGCGCTCCAACGCGGTCGACGTGATCATCGTGGATTCCGTGGCTGCCCTGACGCCGAAAGCCGAAATCGAAGGCGAGATGGGCGACAGCCACGTTGGCCTGCAGGCGCGACTGATGTCCCAGGCGCTGCGGAAGCTGACGGGCAACGTCAAGCACGCCAACTGTCTGATGATTTTCATCAACCAGATCCGTATGAAAATCGGTGTTATGTTCGGCAGTCCCGAGACCACCACCGGTGGTAACGCCCTGAAATTCTACGCTTCCGTCCGCCTCGACATCCGCCGCATCGGTTCCGTGAAGGACGGCGATGAGGTCGTCGGTAACGAGACCCGCGTTAAAGTGGTCAAGAACAAGGTCTCCCCGCCGTTCAAGCAGGCCGAGTTCCAGATCATGTACGGCAAGGGCATCTATCACATGGCTGAGGTGCTCGACATGGGCGTGAAGGAAGGCTTTGTTGACAAGTCCGGTGCCTGGTACGCCTACAAGGGTGACAAGATTGGCCAGGGTAAGGCCAATGCCTGCAAGTTCCTGGAAGAAAACCTGGATATTGCCAACGAAATTGAAGCGGCGGTTCGTGACAAGCTGATGCCGAAGCCGGTCTCCAAAAAAGAAGCCGAAGAAGCGCCTGCAGAAGCGAGCGGCGAGTTGCTCTAA